CTGGATATCTATCTGCTGGGAACAGCTGCTGATACCGATATTCCTTTTCTACTGGCGACTGGCGGCTACAGGGGAAACCATAACTTCACTAAATCAGACGCGAGTTATGACGAAGATGAAGGTCTGATATGTCTCTGCTTCCAGATGTCCTTCTCCGCGAGATATTGTAAGGGCTGTTACCGATGGGATATTGAGAGTGAATCGCTGGAGCTTATAAGATACATCAATGGAGACCCATCTCTGGACGCAGTAGAAAGAGCAGACAGTCTTATGGCCGAGGGAGATATCGCTGAAGCAATAGATGAACTGAACTATATGTTCTATCCCGGCAACTATTACAGTACCGATGAAATGATCGCCCGATTGCTCAGAAGCATCAACAGAGCCGCCGGGGATGCAGAGGCCGAGGGCAATTTCGAGGAAGCAGTGGATCTGTTCGGGGATCTTGCCGATTTTCTTCATACAGATAGAGAGTGGTTTACCGCTTTCACGGACAGCCTGGATTATGTAAATTGTGATTATTCGGAATACATGGGTCTGGGCGAGTACGCCATGATCATGAACAACTACGCGTATTTTCTTGAGCAGACAGATGATCTTGATAAATCCCTGGTAGTTCTGAGAAAGGTTCTTGATCTGAAACCACAACGGATGGTTGCTCATCTCAACATAGCGGATGTTCTTTGGGCACTTGGTGAACCTGCCGAGGCGGGAGGGCACTACAGAATCTACGTGGAGATGATGACCGACCGGGAATTGACACACCAGATTCCGGATTATGCGCATGAACGACTGGCTCAGCTGCATGCGGTATCAGAGACCGGCATAGAAATTGAAGAAGTTTCTCCGGGTCCGGTTGAAGGAATGGAATTCGCGCATATCCCTTCGGGATCTTTTCTAATGGGCAGCCCCTCTTCGGAGGATGGTCGTTACGACAATGAAGGCCCTCAGCACAGAGTTGATATTAGTGCTTTCGAGCTGATGACCACGGAGGTAACACAGGGGATGTGGCTCGAAATCATGGGAACTGATCTCAGGAGCTACCGGGATATTGCAAATCCCGAATGGGGTTTGAGTGGAGAAGGATACTATTATCCAATGTATTATCTATCTTGGAATGACTGTCAGAGATTTGCTGTTGCCATGAATGCCATGGATCCAGATTACATTTACCGTCTTCCTTCTGAAGCGGAGTGGGAATACTCATGCCGTGCAGGAACAAATACATCCTATTACTGGGGAGATGTGTCGCCTGTCAGCTTAATTGACAGATACTGCTGGTACAAAAATAACTCCGATGACGTTTCTCATCCGGTGGCTCAAAAGGAACCCAATCCATGGGGATTGTACAACATGAGTGGCAACGTGTCTGAATGGTGCGAAGATACCTATCATGACAGTTATTCAGGCGCTCCGTCAGATGGCAGCGCCTGGGTCGGTAGAAGGGATTCTTTACGGATCTATCGTTGCGGTAATAAGGCCTTCGAAGCTCTCCATTGCCGATCGGCGGAACGCTGTTACATTGTTCCCGGCAGTCGTTTCAGTAATGTGGGTTTCCGTCTTGTGAGAGTATCTAGAACTCCGGAGATGGTTGTTAAAGTATTTTTTGACGCATACAATAGTTCGAACGGATATTTGGTTCTCTCCCTTTTACCGGCAGAAGCAACTGAAGGTTTACTTGGTATCACAGAACCATTTATGGATGATCCTGAAGGTACTTCTGAGATATTTACCTCTATGGGGTTTGATATCACTGCAGAAGAGGTTGAGTATTTGACAGCTGGTGATTTCTTCTCAATAAGCCTCATGGCTGAAGATGTTTTACCTGACCTCAGCTCCGTTGCAATAGAGATAGGCGATGCTATTATTGACGGCGATACCGCAATTGTACCGGTTGTCGTTGATGGCAGTGAGGATGAGATTGAACTCATTCTCGAGAACGGCTGCTGGGAGTTTGCGGATTCTTTCGAAAGCATGTTTCAGGAGGATGCAGAGGAATAGGGAACTTCGTAATTACCCTCCGGGTTAAGTGAACCAGCACTTCATTCCCGGGTGTACTCCCCTATGTATTCAGTCCGCATCACTGTCTGCCCTTCAATAGCCTCTCTCAATTCTTCGGCAGTGGCTCCGGGGGCCAGATGTATTCGTCCCTCAAGGGCGTACAGCGTAAAGATGTATCTGTGTTTTCCCGAAGGAGGCGCGGGGCCGTCGTATCCTATGTTACCCCAACTGTTTTCCCCCTGAAGCGTACCATCTTCAAGCTCTCTTTCTGAAGGCATTCCTTCTTCGAGTACTCTTTTTTCACCGGGAATATTGTATACAACCCAGTGAACCCAATTTCCTGAGGGTGCGTCTGGATCTTCGCAGATAAGGGCATATGATCCCGCCTCAAAACTGCATTCCCATTCAAGCGGCGGAGAAATGTTGTCACCGTCCGCAGTGAATTGAACAGGTATCAGATCTCCGTTTGCGAAAGCTGAACTCCACAAGGCAAAGACTATCGCTACCATTTTCTCCTCCTCCTGATTACTGGAATACAACCCTGTCCACCGGAATACCGTAACGGACAAGTATCTCATCGTTGGCAGTAATGGATTCTTCCCTGTCCAGGACAATGATGTTGCCCAGGTTGGTGGTCAGCTCAAGGAATTGTCCCGTTCCTCCGTCAACCATTTCAACGAATTGTGAGAAACTGCTTACCGGAACACCATCTATCATTTCGATTATCTCACTCTGAATGTTTTCATAACCGGCGTTTACCTCAGCCGCCAGCATAAAAGTAATGATGACTATTTCCTCTCTGTCTTCCGTGCGCCAGTTGTCGAACAAGAACGGGTAGGTGAGATAGTCAACGGAGTACAGGCGCCAGTCACTGCCCCATTCTTCAAGATAATTCAGAGTAAGGGGCATGAACACGGCTCCTCCGAAAATGAAATACTCTGACTTAGTGTCATAAATTTTGCTGGAAACAACTGTAAGATCGTGCAATGTTTTGCTTAGTGTTATCTCAACTGTCTTCGGGATTCCTTCTCTGACTATCTCCAGGCGAATTGTCTCGCCTATCTGGCGTCGATTCACCATATAATCCAGTCTGGTTCGGCTGCCTGATCTGAATTCCACCGTTCCGTCCCCCGCGATTGATCTGCCGTCTATCTTCATCAGCACATCACCCGGCTCCAGCACCTCCGCTGCAGGTGAGCCGTAGGCAGTTCGTGTAACCATCACTCCTGCCTGTTCTTCTTCAATCCCGAATCTTCCGGAAAAAGCACTGTTACGAATGTTCTGATAGCTGAATCCGGCGGCGGGGAAACCGTCGTAGTTTCCGTCCTCCATGTCCTCAAAAAAGTGCCTTATCACAGGAACCGGAATCACGTAACCTATATTGTCCGCCTGTGTCATGGTCTGCATAGCAACGCCGATGATTTCGTTGTTGATGACGGCAGGTCCGCCGCTGTTCCCCGGATTGATAGCCGCATCAATCTGCACTGTTAGAAGAGAAAGACCGCTATGAACGTAGCGATAGCTCTCGATCCTGGAGATAACTCCCTGAGTGGTACTCAGGGCATCTCCACCCATCGGGTAGCCGTAGACTGTAACCTGCTCTCTGGGGTGTGGAAGCTCACCCAGTTCCAGAGGATCTATGCCCTGGAAGAAAGATTCATCGTTCACGGTTATAAGCGCAAGGTCTGCGTCATGGGACACGGCAACAACAAAAGCCTGATACTTCCTGGGATCACCCTCTTTCCGCACCTGCAGGTAGGTTTCATTGCTTACAACATGTGCGTTTGTAAGTATCATGTTCCCATCGACCACACAACCGGAGCCTGAGCTTTCCCTGAGAGCTTCGGTACTCCAGGGAATGTAATAGTCATACGCCATGCTGTTCGTGTATATCTTTACCATAGCCTGATCTATGTCCGTGGCCAGGCCAACCGTGAAGAAAGTAAGCGCAAAAAATATTGTCCAGAGTTTCATTACAATCCTTACATCTGTGTTTTCATTCGTGTATTCCGCAATTGTTGTATTCTAATCGAAGGTTTACGCTCCCGCCATTTACTGGCGACTTATTTCTGAAAACAGAGGTTTCAAGCCTGGGTTTCTGGAGGTATCAACAGAGTGCTCATTGTTTCGGAGAACAGGAGTACTTATCCATATAGTCGATTTCCAGTATATGGGACGATCCGATGGATAGCCGAGGTTCAGTTCACCGAGTCAGCGCTTGAGCAATCCACCTGGGGGAGTTTGAAGACACAGTTCTAACCGGCAAAATTGATCAGCTGCAGACAGATAAGTAAACCGCCCATGTGTTCCTGCGAATTGAAATTGGCATAACCGTACAAGCCTATACCCAGTTTCTCGGTGGGAGTCCAGAACAACTGTACTGCAACTGGTAATCCTATGGTAGTAAAACTTTCAATTTCGCTTTGACCGGATAGATCCCAACTTCCACTGACAAAACCGATGCCTGTCTCAAGACCGATCAAACCATACGTTGTACTCCACGCCAGCCCTGATAAGATTGCCCCTTCCAGAAACTCTCTGGAGTCGGATAAAATAGCTACCTCGGTGGAATACAAAAAGCGCGCTGAGAAAATATGCAAACCTGTTCGATAAGAGCCTGTAAGACCAAATCCATAATCTGGTTTGGCGGGGCCAAAACCGCCGTTGATCCAATATTCGGATTCGGCAGGTTTTTGTTCAAGTACGTCCTGTGCTGATACCTGCCGGATCAAACCTCCCGGCAGAACAGTACCCAGCATAATAAACAATAAACACTTTTTCATCTCTTCACTCCGTATTGAACCTATTCATGCACGGGAAGCTTTGCTTCCCTCCTTTTCCCAGACAGATAATACTGTTGAAAACATACACCTGTCAAAGTCCGGAGTGAATGCTGTATTTCCTTTTCATGTATCAAAACGAACCCGCTCCAGGGCAGCTGCTGAGCCGGATTCACTTTTCGTATGTCGCTTCCCGTTCATATTTTAAATATACTTAACATGTTTGAAAGAAAGGAGACAGGATGAAAGATCTGATATTTCTGTTCGTCGTTGCCCTCACAGCCCTGGGATGGGTGGATGAGGATGGACGTGACAGTTCGATTCCCGAGGGAACACTTCCCGTGGGAGGTGATGCGATTGAGTTGACTATTCTGAACACCTTCCAGGTGTCATCTGCTGGTTCAATGTTCGGTCTGGATACTCAGGAAGAAATCAGCCAGCTTGTGGTTATGGATAAAAACGCCCACTTGATCCGAGCGGTGGAAATGGGTACCGGAAACCCTGTGTGGACAATTTATACCCGCTGTTCCTACACTTTCGGCTGCTGTCATAACTGGCCTTCCCCTTATTGGTGGTACATAAATTGTTATCTCCACACCAATATTAGTTATCACGATGGTACTACCTGGGATGTTGCATTTCCAAATCCTGCCGGATCAAACGGCAGAGGTATGGATTTCCAGAATGACGGAAACTACATCTGGGAAACGTACAGCAGCAGTATTTCACATGGTATCTACAGGATAGACGAGACTGGCAGCAACATTTTTTATGCTGTAACTGATGTTCCGGGGCAGATGAGTGGACTTGCCGTGTTCCCATACAACGGCAATCTCGGCATATTCGTCACCTGTTACGATTTTCAGGAATGGTTCCTCTTCGAATTCGACGGTTCAAGCATGACATATATAGGATCGGGCAATCCAGGGTTGAGTAATTTTACACAGTCACTTGGACTGACATATTACCCGGACACAGACACTTTCTTCTGGAGCTATAAAGTATACGGTACAATTCGATGGATAGCTGAGGTTCAGTTCACCGAGTCCGCGCTAGAGCAATCCACCTGGGGGAGTTTGAAGACACAGTTCTAACCGGCAAAATTGATCAGCTGCAGACAGATAAGTAAACCGCCCATGTGTTCCTGCGAATTGAAATTGGCATAACCGTACAAGCCTATACCCAGTTTCTCGGTGGGAGTCCAGAACAACTGTACTGCAACTGGTAATCCTATGGTAGTAAAACTTTCAATTTCGCTTTGACCGGATAGATCCCAACTTCCACTGACAAAACCGATGCCTGTCTCAAGACCGATCAAACCATACGTTGTACTCCACGCCAGCCCTGATAAGATTGCCCCTTCCAGAAACTCTCTGGAGTCGGATAAAATAGCTACCTCGGTGGAATACAAAAAGCGCGCTGAGAAAATATGCAAACCTGTTCGATAAGAGCCTGTAAGACCAAATCCATAATCTGGTTTGGCGGGGCCAAAACCGCCGTTGATCCAATATTCGGATTCGGCAGGTTTTTGTTCAAGTACGTCCTGTGCTGATACCTGCCGGATCAAACCTCCCGGCAGAACAGTACCCAGCATAATAAGCAATAGATACTTTTTCATCTCTTCACTCCGTATTGAACCTACTCATGCACGGGAAGCTTTGCTACCCTCCTTTTCCCAGACAGATAATACTGTTGAAAATATACCCAGGTCAAAGCCAGAAGTGAAGACCCTATGTATGTATTATCCCGGTCTAACCTCAGAGAATTACTAACTTTAAGAGAATAACAGCCTGATTCAGATCTTCAATGTGATATTTATCCTTGACCCGGCATGTAAACATTTGTATACATAATTAAACAAGCATGGTGAACCGAACATGAATGTATGCTCCGCTGCAAGGCGGATAAAACGGATGCGGAGCTGGAAGCACAGCGGCTTCAGTGGGGGAGTGTACCATGATGCGGCGCATCCAGTGAAAAGCTGCTGGAGGGAATGTTTGACCAGGCTTGTTTCGGGCAGTATGGTCAGTTTCAGGCAGAAAAAGGTAACATCTGCGTATGGATGAGCTGTTTTAGGAGAGGGTAATAGGATCGTGGAAAATCAACTTTCCTAGTATTCTTCAGATTGAGCTTTGCGAGTCTAAGGGAAAAGCTGGAATTCTCTGGAAGATATAGACATGCAAATATCTTATCTATCCGTGCTATCGTCCATGAAGATATTACAGTAAACGAAGTCACCCGATGGAGCCGAGGCCATATTCACGAGCCAGTTGGAGATTTTGATTTCATCCGATGGAACAAAACCCGGCAGATCTACAACCATGATCCGGTTATCATAACGTCCGCTGGATATTCCAGCGTACAGGAGATTCAGCACCGGCACATAACAGAGGTTATCAGCTTCGAAAGACATACCTATGGAATTGGTGACCTCCAGAGTGTTCCTGTCGAGAGCCAGTACTCCTCCTTCGGCAGGGAAATTTTTCCATGATACATAAATGTTGTCTGAAGCGGGTACGACGCAGATATCGGTTATATAATTACCAATATCTGCCGATGCGATTTCCTTGTCTGTATCCGGATCGATGCAGATAAGCTGATTACTGCTGTCGGAGATGTAAAGCTCATTTCCGTTTTCGGAGAAAACAGGAGAAAAAGCAGCATGACTGAGTGTATCGACAACTTCGCCCTGTTCAACATCGACCACCAGCGTTCCCGGTCCAGAGGTTCTGAGGAAAAGAATATAGACCAGATCAGTTCCCGATCTGTACGCCATATCAAGAGTCATGGTACAGTTCAACTGGACAGTATCAGTTATCGCAAGAGATGGACTGTCTATGATAAAAAGCTCACCCTCGAAGGTTGTGTATAGTTCTGTTCCCAGCGAGTTCATGCACAGTCCGAGATAATAATTGTGACCTCCTAAATCAAGACCACCGCTTATAGAATTAGAAAGGCAGTCAATCTGTATAATGTTATCACCTTCTGATGAGTTAATGTAGGTGTAACGGCCATCGGGAGAAATGATGATGTCACGGTGAAAAGTTGGGTCCAGCTCGATATTCGCGACGATTGAACCGGTGGATGTGTTGACAACAGAAACCCGAGAATACTGGGAAAATGATGGTCCTGTTGAATCAGAGCATGCAAGGATTAAGAGGATGAATGCAAAGATTGTCAGTCGCAGCATTTCTTCTCCATTCCGAATAGCCTGGTATCTGATTGAGCTTAAAAACCAAATGACTCTGTATGTATGATACTCAAAATAAAGGATATATCCAGGCGGATGTTTTGGACAATTACATTCTCAAAGCAGAAAATGTCTTCCTCTTGCTGGATATTCGAGAGTTCAGTATACAATGCCCCAGATGTGACATGCCCCTGCATCTTGACGGTCCTCTTGAGAAAGCCCACTGCAACAGCTGTCAGTCGGATATTGATGTGCCCAGGAGCTATTGGATTGAAACCCTAGCCAACTCCTGTAGAAAGATGCAGGAAACAGACCCCGGTATGGGAACCTCTTCCATGCTTATCGGTACTTTCCATGGAGATCTTACGCTGGCCAGATTCGATCCTTACTGCGATAACTGCAGAACCTCTTTTGAAGACCCCTGGGTTCTACCTCATGGAACCATCTATACCTGTAAGAAATGCGGTGCGGTGTATCCTGTTCAGTCCCCGCCCGGCTGCGCAGTTCGGTTAAAAAGACTAATGATTATATGAGTACAGTCAAACATATATTAGTCGTGTCATTACCATTCGGAGATATGTTTAATATCTGCCCATGTGGCGTTGTCGAGAGCCAGGCTATCACCTATTGCAGTAATGGTAAGGCCATATATTCGCCAGTCAACAGAAAGAGAACCAACATCGATGCATGAACCATAGCCATAGAAACGGATACCGATCCATTCCCCTCCGGAAATCCAATCGGGAGACGCATTGATTGTCGCGGTTTCGTTAATTGTTCCCTCATATGATAGTGACCTGCTCCATATTTCAATCCATGTAGAACCAGATGCTTTCATCAGGATATTGAAATTTGCATTTCCTTCTGACACTTGTGCAAGGAGGTAATATGGTATTGTAACAATAATGGAGTCCGTTCCATCCGGAATGAAGT
The genomic region above belongs to Candidatus Aegiribacteria sp. and contains:
- a CDS encoding YbhB/YbcL family Raf kinase inhibitor-like protein, with protein sequence MVAIVFALWSSAFANGDLIPVQFTADGDNISPPLEWECSFEAGSYALICEDPDAPSGNWVHWVVYNIPGEKRVLEEGMPSERELEDGTLQGENSWGNIGYDGPAPPSGKHRYIFTLYALEGRIHLAPGATAEELREAIEGQTVMRTEYIGEYTRE
- a CDS encoding trypsin-like peptidase domain-containing protein, with the protein product MKLWTIFFALTFFTVGLATDIDQAMVKIYTNSMAYDYYIPWSTEALRESSGSGCVVDGNMILTNAHVVSNETYLQVRKEGDPRKYQAFVVAVSHDADLALITVNDESFFQGIDPLELGELPHPREQVTVYGYPMGGDALSTTQGVISRIESYRYVHSGLSLLTVQIDAAINPGNSGGPAVINNEIIGVAMQTMTQADNIGYVIPVPVIRHFFEDMEDGNYDGFPAAGFSYQNIRNSAFSGRFGIEEEQAGVMVTRTAYGSPAAEVLEPGDVLMKIDGRSIAGDGTVEFRSGSRTRLDYMVNRRQIGETIRLEIVREGIPKTVEITLSKTLHDLTVVSSKIYDTKSEYFIFGGAVFMPLTLNYLEEWGSDWRLYSVDYLTYPFLFDNWRTEDREEIVIITFMLAAEVNAGYENIQSEIIEMIDGVPVSSFSQFVEMVDGGTGQFLELTTNLGNIIVLDREESITANDEILVRYGIPVDRVVFQ
- a CDS encoding SUMF1/EgtB/PvdO family nonheme iron enzyme, with the protein product MRRVLITVLLFIVSIAWSQIDYQPISGELLEHWNTTSPSFHPKVYHFDPEKLPDGIHELRIVGIEVEGDSLDIYLLGTAADTDIPFLLATGGYRGNHNFTKSDASYDEDEGLICLCFQMSFSARYCKGCYRWDIESESLELIRYINGDPSLDAVERADSLMAEGDIAEAIDELNYMFYPGNYYSTDEMIARLLRSINRAAGDAEAEGNFEEAVDLFGDLADFLHTDREWFTAFTDSLDYVNCDYSEYMGLGEYAMIMNNYAYFLEQTDDLDKSLVVLRKVLDLKPQRMVAHLNIADVLWALGEPAEAGGHYRIYVEMMTDRELTHQIPDYAHERLAQLHAVSETGIEIEEVSPGPVEGMEFAHIPSGSFLMGSPSSEDGRYDNEGPQHRVDISAFELMTTEVTQGMWLEIMGTDLRSYRDIANPEWGLSGEGYYYPMYYLSWNDCQRFAVAMNAMDPDYIYRLPSEAEWEYSCRAGTNTSYYWGDVSPVSLIDRYCWYKNNSDDVSHPVAQKEPNPWGLYNMSGNVSEWCEDTYHDSYSGAPSDGSAWVGRRDSLRIYRCGNKAFEALHCRSAERCYIVPGSRFSNVGFRLVRVSRTPEMVVKVFFDAYNSSNGYLVLSLLPAEATEGLLGITEPFMDDPEGTSEIFTSMGFDITAEEVEYLTAGDFFSISLMAEDVLPDLSSVAIEIGDAIIDGDTAIVPVVVDGSEDEIELILENGCWEFADSFESMFQEDAEE
- a CDS encoding 60S ribosomal export protein NMD3 yields the protein MDNYILKAENVFLLLDIREFSIQCPRCDMPLHLDGPLEKAHCNSCQSDIDVPRSYWIETLANSCRKMQETDPGMGTSSMLIGTFHGDLTLARFDPYCDNCRTSFEDPWVLPHGTIYTCKKCGAVYPVQSPPGCAVRLKRLMII